The following are from one region of the Hyalangium gracile genome:
- a CDS encoding RidA family protein — MPVTLLNPDGMMKTDVYRQVAIATGSRQVHIAGQVAYDANGQLVARGDLAGQVAQAYRNVAIALAAAGATFRDVVRLTFYVVDWKREKMPDFLAGIEQVAQELQIVPAPASLIGVSVLYEPGILVEIEATAVVD; from the coding sequence ATGCCCGTAACCCTGCTCAACCCTGACGGAATGATGAAGACCGATGTGTACCGACAGGTGGCGATTGCCACCGGCTCCCGGCAGGTGCACATCGCAGGGCAGGTCGCGTACGACGCGAATGGTCAGCTCGTCGCGCGGGGGGACCTGGCGGGACAGGTGGCGCAGGCCTACCGCAACGTCGCCATCGCCCTTGCGGCTGCCGGGGCCACGTTCCGCGACGTCGTCCGACTGACCTTCTATGTGGTGGACTGGAAGCGCGAGAAGATGCCCGACTTCCTCGCCGGCATCGAGCAGGTCGCCCAGGAGCTGCAGATCGTGCCGGCGCCGGCATCGCTGATCGGGGTCTCCGTGCTCTATGAGCCGGGCATCCTCGTCGAGATCGAAGCCACCGCGGTTGTGGACTGA